The following proteins are co-located in the Acinetobacter sp. NCu2D-2 genome:
- a CDS encoding ArsR/SmtB family transcription factor produces the protein MTTDQDLTQINESIDQVLITLKSISNADRLTILCHLSKQELNVTQIEEITGVRQPTLSQQLMILRKSGLVHTRREGKQIFYSLQDEKLIELLKTLHQLYCPQLNNEYEQAS, from the coding sequence ATGACCACTGATCAGGACTTAACTCAAATTAACGAATCAATTGATCAAGTTCTCATCACATTAAAATCAATCTCTAATGCAGATCGTTTAACCATTTTATGTCATTTGTCCAAGCAAGAATTAAACGTTACACAAATCGAAGAAATAACAGGTGTACGCCAGCCTACACTTTCACAACAACTCATGATTTTGCGTAAGAGTGGTCTTGTACATACACGTCGTGAAGGTAAACAAATCTTTTATTCTCTACAGGATGAAAAACTGATTGAACTACTTAAAACCTTACACCAGTTATATTGCCCACAACTCAATAATGAGTACGAACAAGCATCCTAA
- a CDS encoding heavy metal translocating P-type ATPase, with the protein MQVERTTQFQIHIPIEGMTCASCVARVEKALKNIEGVTEAQVNLATEKATIYSSKKLAITDLIEKIQKTGFDVPTKKIELNIEGMTCASCVARVEKALKKVDGVISARVNLATEKAQLETVNTLEPNLLTKAVEKAGFDIGSAPIYLNISGMSCASCVARVEKALSKVNGVKSASVNLANEQAVVLGQQLSAIDLIQAIEKAGFHAELKPQEQSSDAISQSNKRNQEAHELKRDFYLALFLALPVFILEMGSHLIPAFHHFIHTVTGNQNSWYIQFVLTTFILLFPGRRFYQHGIPALLRLAPDMNSLVSVGTFSAYSFSVVATFFPTLLPANTVHVYFEAAAVIIALILLGRYLEAKAKGKTSQAIQYLIGLQPKSARIQQGHDWIDVAIQDLQKDMLIQIRPGEKVPVDGVVTEGQSYIDESMISGEPLAVAKKVDDQVVGGSLNQNGTLTIRATHVGQDSVLAQIIQMVEQAQGAKLPIQTLVDKVTLWFVPAVMFCALLTFILWYLLGPVPSLTYALVNAVAVLIIACPCAMGLATPTSIMVGTGRAAELGILFRKGDALQRLQQSQVVALDKTGTLTEGKPTLTDIYVLDGFNENQVLQWVASVEVKSEHPIAYAIVNAARERNIELVNVEEFDSITGLGIRAKSDEQIVWIGAERLIQKNGLDTAIFKTQIHQLAQQGKTPIYIQIDQKLVGVIAVSDPIKPTTFTAIQALHQQGLKVAMITGDHAFTAQAVAKQLHIDHVISEVSPQQKVEAIQQLQHQYGAVTFVGDGINDAPALAQADVGIAIGTGTDIAIEAADVVLMAGNLQLVATGIAISHATMTNIKQNLFWAFVYNIALIPIAAGVLYPFYGVLLSPILAAAAMALSSVFVISNALRLKKFKAINTSELV; encoded by the coding sequence ATGCAAGTAGAGCGCACAACACAATTCCAAATACATATCCCGATAGAAGGAATGACCTGTGCCTCTTGTGTTGCACGTGTTGAAAAAGCACTTAAGAACATCGAAGGTGTGACTGAAGCTCAAGTCAATCTAGCCACTGAAAAAGCAACAATATATAGTTCAAAGAAGTTGGCAATAACTGATCTGATTGAAAAAATACAAAAGACTGGCTTTGATGTCCCGACCAAAAAAATTGAATTAAATATTGAAGGAATGACCTGCGCTTCTTGTGTTGCTCGGGTAGAAAAGGCACTCAAAAAAGTAGATGGTGTCATTTCAGCACGAGTTAATCTCGCTACAGAAAAAGCACAGTTAGAGACAGTCAATACTTTAGAGCCTAACTTACTCACTAAAGCTGTAGAGAAGGCAGGTTTCGATATTGGTTCAGCACCCATTTATTTGAATATTTCAGGTATGAGCTGTGCTTCATGTGTAGCACGGGTTGAGAAAGCACTGAGTAAGGTAAATGGTGTTAAGAGTGCCTCCGTCAATTTAGCAAATGAGCAAGCGGTTGTACTAGGACAGCAGCTTTCAGCTATAGATCTTATTCAAGCCATAGAGAAAGCTGGATTCCACGCTGAACTTAAACCACAAGAACAGAGCAGTGATGCAATCAGTCAAAGTAACAAGCGCAATCAGGAAGCACACGAGTTAAAACGAGATTTTTATCTCGCTTTATTTTTAGCACTGCCTGTTTTTATTTTAGAAATGGGTTCGCATCTTATTCCTGCATTTCATCATTTTATTCATACCGTCACTGGCAATCAAAATAGTTGGTATATCCAGTTTGTACTTACCACATTCATTTTACTTTTCCCCGGACGCCGTTTTTATCAGCATGGTATCCCTGCATTATTAAGATTAGCCCCTGATATGAATTCTTTGGTCAGCGTGGGGACATTTTCCGCTTATTCATTTTCTGTGGTCGCAACGTTCTTTCCCACACTTTTACCTGCCAATACGGTACATGTTTATTTTGAAGCAGCAGCGGTCATTATTGCGCTCATTTTACTCGGACGTTATTTAGAAGCTAAAGCTAAAGGAAAAACTTCCCAAGCCATTCAATACCTAATTGGGCTTCAGCCCAAAAGTGCACGTATTCAGCAAGGTCATGATTGGATTGACGTTGCGATTCAAGATTTGCAAAAAGATATGTTGATTCAAATCCGTCCAGGTGAAAAAGTCCCAGTGGATGGTGTGGTTACCGAAGGACAAAGTTATATCGATGAATCGATGATTAGCGGCGAACCTTTGGCAGTAGCAAAAAAGGTCGATGATCAGGTTGTCGGTGGTAGCCTTAATCAAAATGGTACATTGACGATACGTGCAACACATGTAGGGCAAGATTCGGTACTTGCGCAAATTATTCAAATGGTCGAACAAGCACAAGGGGCAAAATTACCTATTCAAACCTTAGTGGATAAAGTCACTCTTTGGTTTGTACCCGCTGTGATGTTCTGTGCATTGTTGACCTTTATCTTATGGTATTTGTTAGGACCTGTGCCTAGCTTAACCTACGCATTAGTAAATGCCGTTGCGGTTCTGATTATTGCCTGTCCATGCGCGATGGGTTTGGCTACACCGACTTCAATCATGGTGGGTACAGGCCGTGCCGCTGAGCTGGGAATTCTATTTCGAAAAGGTGATGCTTTACAGCGACTGCAACAGAGTCAAGTTGTTGCATTGGATAAAACAGGCACATTGACCGAAGGAAAACCGACGCTCACAGATATTTATGTCTTAGATGGATTCAATGAAAATCAGGTTTTGCAGTGGGTGGCTTCTGTGGAAGTCAAATCTGAACATCCCATTGCTTATGCGATTGTGAATGCTGCACGAGAACGCAATATTGAACTCGTCAATGTAGAAGAGTTTGATTCAATTACTGGTTTAGGTATTCGAGCAAAAAGTGATGAGCAAATAGTATGGATCGGTGCAGAACGCTTAATACAAAAAAATGGTTTAGATACTGCCATTTTTAAAACCCAAATCCATCAACTGGCACAACAGGGCAAAACACCTATTTATATTCAGATTGATCAGAAATTAGTAGGTGTTATCGCTGTATCAGATCCGATTAAACCAACAACTTTTACTGCAATTCAAGCATTGCATCAACAAGGTTTAAAAGTCGCGATGATTACAGGTGATCATGCATTTACAGCGCAAGCTGTGGCGAAACAGCTCCATATTGATCATGTCATTTCGGAAGTTTCACCGCAGCAAAAAGTCGAAGCAATTCAACAATTGCAACACCAATACGGCGCAGTGACTTTTGTTGGAGATGGAATAAACGATGCACCTGCTTTGGCGCAAGCCGATGTCGGAATTGCGATTGGAACAGGAACCGATATTGCAATTGAAGCCGCAGATGTGGTTCTCATGGCAGGAAATTTACAACTGGTTGCAACTGGTATTGCCATCAGTCATGCAACAATGACCAATATCAAACAGAATTTATTTTGGGCCTTTGTTTATAATATTGCCTTAATTCCGATTGCGGCAGGGGTGTTATATCCATTTTATGGTGTACTGTTATCTCCGATTTTAGCAGCCGCTGCGATGGCATTATCTTCGGTCTTTGTGATTTCAAATGCACTTCGACTGAAAAAATTTAAAGCGATAAACACGAGTGAGCTGGTATGA
- the cueR gene encoding Cu(I)-responsive transcriptional regulator has product MNIGQAAKRSELSAKMIRYYEEIGLLPSPQRSDSGYRIYTEQDIKRLEFIQNARLMGFSSEQMKDLLQLWLDPQRQSLDVKVLAQQHIQLLTDKIAEMQKMVNVLQHAVNQCAGNAASECEILNQIEQGVPHESSCRTASNV; this is encoded by the coding sequence ATGAATATCGGACAAGCAGCAAAACGATCTGAATTATCTGCCAAAATGATTCGCTATTATGAGGAAATCGGTCTATTGCCTAGCCCACAGCGTAGTGACTCAGGCTATCGGATTTATACTGAACAGGATATAAAGCGCTTAGAGTTTATTCAAAATGCCAGATTAATGGGTTTTTCATCGGAGCAGATGAAAGATTTATTACAGCTTTGGTTAGATCCTCAGCGACAAAGTCTAGATGTCAAAGTCTTAGCACAGCAGCATATTCAGCTTTTAACCGATAAAATTGCTGAAATGCAAAAGATGGTCAATGTGTTACAGCATGCCGTGAATCAATGTGCTGGGAATGCAGCATCAGAATGTGAGATTTTAAATCAAATAGAACAGGGCGTACCGCATGAGTCTTCATGTCGGACAGCTTCAAACGTTTAA
- a CDS encoding ABC transporter ATP-binding protein, which yields MFKWFENLVDPYPTNNLNQPLPKTFFAFVWQAATGVRRYLLLLVLCTAGAASFEALLYAKVGDLVNWLSQSQPDTFIEQHATNLTILASVLLANIVFASMQSIIKHQILFSNFPMRLRWRFHNLLLKQSLDFFHNDFAGRLSAKVMQTALAVREFWVILGDILAYVLIYFVTINIVLGGISPLLIVPLFIWLILFVSAALYFIPRLSKISNAQADARAVMTGRVTDAYTNIQTVKLFAHAGRESQYAKASMQEFMVTVYKQMRLGAQYEITILCLSVVLYAGVIGTAVWLWMQGQAQLGVIAATTAMILKLNSIAEFIMWQTSALFENVGTIQDGMKTLGRPISIEDKPNAPELQLKQGEIKFENVSFAYNDKNVIQQFNLTIRPGEKIGVVGRSGAGKSTLIQLLLHFYQVNQGRILIDGQDISEVTQDSLRKNIALVTQDTSLLHRTVAENIKYGRPQASDEEMFEAVRKAKAEEFIPQLTDLRGKRGYEAYVGERGVKLSGGQRQRIAIARVFLKDAPILILDEATSALDSEVEAAIQSSLDDLMQDKTVIAIAHRLSTIAQMDRLIVLDQGQIVEQGTHDELVALDGIYAKLWQRQTGGFLIEQDTKQG from the coding sequence ATGTTTAAATGGTTTGAAAATTTGGTAGACCCCTATCCTACAAACAATTTAAATCAACCATTACCGAAAACATTCTTTGCTTTTGTTTGGCAGGCTGCCACTGGTGTACGCCGTTATTTGCTGCTATTGGTGCTATGTACTGCAGGAGCTGCGAGTTTCGAAGCGTTGCTATATGCCAAAGTGGGTGATTTGGTCAACTGGCTCAGTCAAAGCCAACCTGATACATTTATCGAACAGCATGCCACCAATCTGACCATTTTAGCTTCTGTGCTTCTTGCGAATATCGTATTTGCAAGTATGCAATCCATTATTAAACACCAGATTCTATTTAGTAATTTCCCAATGCGTTTGCGTTGGCGCTTTCACAATTTATTGCTGAAACAAAGTTTGGACTTTTTCCATAATGACTTTGCCGGGCGTTTATCTGCCAAAGTCATGCAAACAGCGCTCGCAGTACGCGAATTCTGGGTGATCTTGGGCGATATACTGGCTTATGTGCTGATTTACTTTGTCACTATTAATATTGTGTTGGGCGGGATCTCTCCGCTTCTGATTGTACCGCTTTTTATTTGGCTGATTTTATTTGTCAGTGCAGCGCTGTACTTTATTCCTCGTCTGAGCAAAATCTCCAATGCTCAAGCGGATGCACGTGCTGTTATGACCGGTCGTGTCACCGATGCCTATACCAATATTCAAACGGTTAAACTGTTTGCCCATGCAGGACGTGAGAGCCAATATGCCAAAGCCTCGATGCAAGAATTTATGGTGACTGTGTATAAACAAATGCGCTTGGGTGCACAGTATGAAATTACAATTTTATGCTTAAGTGTGGTGCTGTATGCCGGTGTGATTGGGACAGCCGTTTGGTTATGGATGCAAGGTCAGGCACAATTGGGTGTGATTGCAGCCACCACAGCCATGATTTTAAAACTGAACAGTATTGCTGAATTTATTATGTGGCAAACCTCTGCCTTATTTGAAAATGTCGGTACCATTCAGGATGGCATGAAAACCTTAGGTCGCCCAATCAGCATTGAAGATAAGCCTAATGCACCTGAATTACAGCTGAAGCAGGGTGAAATTAAATTTGAAAATGTCAGCTTTGCCTATAACGATAAAAATGTCATTCAACAGTTTAATTTAACCATTCGCCCGGGTGAAAAAATTGGGGTTGTAGGACGCTCTGGTGCGGGGAAATCCACATTAATTCAGTTGTTATTGCATTTCTATCAGGTCAATCAAGGTCGTATCTTAATTGATGGACAAGATATTTCCGAAGTTACCCAAGACAGTTTGCGGAAAAATATTGCGTTGGTGACTCAAGATACTTCGCTCTTACACCGTACCGTGGCTGAAAATATTAAATATGGCCGCCCTCAAGCCTCCGATGAAGAGATGTTTGAAGCGGTTCGCAAAGCCAAAGCTGAAGAATTTATTCCACAACTGACCGATTTACGCGGTAAACGTGGCTATGAGGCCTACGTCGGTGAACGTGGTGTGAAACTTTCAGGCGGACAGCGCCAACGGATTGCGATTGCACGGGTATTTTTAAAAGATGCGCCGATTTTAATTTTGGATGAAGCAACCAGTGCCCTCGACTCTGAAGTTGAAGCCGCTATTCAAAGTAGTTTAGATGACTTGATGCAAGATAAAACCGTCATTGCAATTGCACACCGACTGTCGACCATTGCACAGATGGATCGTTTAATTGTGCTTGACCAAGGTCAAATCGTTGAGCAAGGCACGCATGATGAATTAGTTGCCTTAGATGGAATATATGCAAAACTGTGGCAACGCCAAACAGGCGGATTTTTAATCGAACAAGACACCAAACAAGGATGA
- the sstT gene encoding serine/threonine transporter SstT encodes MFSALMRMSLVSRIIIAIILGVAVALFFPEAAPSLSLLGDLFIKALKSVAPILVFVLVMASIANFKVGQGNAKIKPIMYMYGVGMFLAAFSAVIASIVFPSTLFLDASAQADLQPPGSLVEILRNLLLSFVANPVTAIAEANFIGILAWSVALGTAFRYASDTTKIVLNDAANAINHVIRLVISFAPIGIFGLVAVTFAEAGLDTLASYAHLLAVLIGTMAFVALVINPIMVAIVSRQNPYPLVFTCLRESGITAFFTRSSAANIPVNMDLAKRLGVSESTSSVAIPLGAAINMAGASVTITILSLATVHTLGISVDFMTMLILSVVAAISACGASGVAGGSLLLIPVACGLFGISTDVAMQVVAIGMVISVLQDSTETALNSSTDVLFTAAVDLAKK; translated from the coding sequence ATGTTCTCTGCCCTCATGCGTATGAGTTTAGTCTCCCGTATTATTATCGCCATTATTTTAGGTGTAGCTGTAGCTCTCTTCTTCCCAGAAGCTGCTCCTTCCCTAAGTTTACTTGGTGACTTATTTATTAAAGCATTAAAATCAGTCGCACCTATTCTTGTTTTTGTTTTAGTTATGGCTTCCATTGCTAACTTCAAAGTAGGACAAGGTAACGCCAAAATAAAACCAATTATGTATATGTACGGTGTGGGCATGTTCCTCGCTGCATTTAGTGCAGTGATTGCAAGTATTGTTTTCCCAAGTACCTTATTCCTTGATGCGAGTGCACAAGCAGATTTACAACCACCAGGTAGTTTGGTCGAAATCCTTAGAAATTTGCTTTTAAGTTTTGTTGCGAACCCGGTGACTGCAATTGCTGAAGCAAACTTTATTGGTATTTTAGCGTGGTCTGTGGCCTTGGGTACTGCTTTCCGTTATGCATCAGATACAACTAAAATTGTTTTAAATGATGCTGCAAATGCCATTAATCACGTGATTCGTTTAGTGATCAGTTTTGCACCGATTGGTATTTTTGGTTTAGTAGCAGTCACTTTCGCTGAAGCAGGTTTAGATACTTTAGCAAGCTATGCGCATTTATTGGCGGTGTTAATTGGTACTATGGCATTCGTTGCCCTTGTAATTAACCCAATTATGGTTGCAATTGTTTCTCGTCAAAACCCATATCCTTTGGTATTCACTTGCCTTCGTGAAAGTGGAATCACTGCATTCTTTACGCGTAGTTCGGCCGCGAATATTCCTGTAAACATGGACTTGGCAAAACGTCTTGGTGTTTCAGAGTCAACCTCAAGTGTGGCTATTCCACTTGGTGCAGCCATTAACATGGCAGGTGCTTCAGTCACGATTACCATTTTATCATTAGCAACTGTACATACCTTGGGTATTAGCGTTGACTTTATGACAATGCTCATTCTATCTGTAGTTGCCGCAATTTCTGCTTGTGGCGCTTCAGGTGTCGCGGGTGGTTCGTTACTACTTATTCCAGTGGCATGCGGATTATTTGGTATTTCTACCGATGTTGCGATGCAAGTGGTCGCGATTGGTATGGTGATTAGTGTGCTTCAAGATTCAACCGAAACAGCACTCAACTCATCTACGGACGTCTTATTTACTGCAGCAGTAGACCTCGCAAAAAAATAA
- a CDS encoding SulP family inorganic anion transporter, with translation MSANKSKLLQFLPAWAWLSQYNQIKFKSDLLAALIVVAMLVPQGMAYAMLAGLPPIMGLYASILPMLVYALLGGSTTLSIGPVAIISMMTFATLNPMFEVGSPVYIEAATLLAMMVGIISLLLGICRFGFLIQLISHPVIKSFIIASALLIALGQLKFIVNVPLNANNIPEFIQTLLTYFPFIHWPSVVFGVISIAILIYLPQVFKIEKVKALLGSTDFLIRAIPLLLVITSIVAVVMLNLTGYGIKTVGTIPSGFPPLSFPHWNTDLVLKLLPGATMIAMISFIESLSIAQATALQQRSQLNSNQELIALGVANMSAGMSAAFPVTGSLSRTVVNADAGAKTPMAGVLSSLLIVVVSLYFTQFFEDLPLSILAATIIVSIWKLVDFTPFVDAWRYSKADGIAMWITFLGVIFIDISTGLIIGIVSTFILMLWRISRPHIAVVGLVEGTQHFRNIHRHQVVTSNHVLSLRIDENLTFLNANALKGYLINQLSDYTDIHHVILNCSSISAIDLSALEMLEDLNAELSKLNIRLHFAEVKGPVMDHLQNSKLLTHLSGRIYLTHFQALKDVAPEIFSQNKDYSI, from the coding sequence ATGTCTGCCAATAAGTCAAAACTGCTTCAATTTCTTCCCGCATGGGCATGGCTCAGTCAATATAACCAAATCAAATTTAAATCTGATTTGCTTGCTGCATTGATTGTGGTTGCCATGCTAGTTCCGCAAGGAATGGCATACGCAATGTTGGCAGGCTTACCACCCATTATGGGCTTATACGCCAGTATATTACCTATGCTTGTGTATGCCTTATTGGGTGGTAGCACGACTTTATCGATTGGTCCAGTGGCCATCATTTCAATGATGACCTTTGCCACGCTGAATCCTATGTTTGAGGTGGGATCACCTGTTTATATCGAAGCTGCGACCTTGCTTGCGATGATGGTCGGTATCATTTCTCTATTACTCGGCATCTGTCGTTTTGGCTTTCTCATTCAGCTGATCAGTCATCCGGTGATTAAAAGTTTTATTATTGCCTCTGCCTTACTCATTGCCTTGGGACAATTAAAATTTATCGTCAATGTCCCATTAAATGCCAATAACATTCCTGAATTTATTCAGACACTGCTTACTTATTTCCCTTTTATCCATTGGCCAAGTGTGGTCTTTGGTGTGATTAGCATCGCCATACTGATTTATTTACCTCAGGTATTTAAAATTGAAAAAGTGAAAGCACTGCTTGGCTCTACAGATTTTCTGATTCGAGCAATCCCCTTACTTTTAGTGATTACAAGTATTGTGGCTGTCGTTATGTTGAATTTAACAGGTTATGGCATTAAAACTGTGGGCACTATTCCATCAGGCTTTCCACCTTTGTCATTTCCACATTGGAATACTGACCTTGTGCTGAAACTGCTACCCGGCGCAACCATGATTGCCATGATCAGTTTTATCGAGTCCTTATCCATTGCACAGGCGACCGCACTACAACAACGCAGTCAACTGAATAGTAATCAAGAATTGATCGCGCTAGGCGTAGCCAATATGAGTGCAGGGATGAGTGCGGCATTTCCGGTAACAGGGAGTTTGTCGCGTACTGTGGTCAATGCAGATGCTGGGGCAAAAACGCCTATGGCGGGTGTTTTATCGTCTTTATTGATTGTAGTGGTCAGTCTGTACTTCACCCAGTTTTTTGAAGATCTTCCACTGAGTATTCTTGCGGCTACGATTATTGTTTCGATTTGGAAATTGGTTGATTTCACTCCCTTTGTTGATGCATGGCGCTATTCTAAAGCTGATGGTATCGCGATGTGGATTACCTTTTTGGGCGTTATCTTTATTGATATCTCAACTGGCCTCATTATTGGTATCGTTTCTACATTTATTCTGATGTTATGGCGGATCAGCCGTCCGCATATTGCGGTTGTCGGATTGGTTGAAGGAACACAGCATTTTAGGAATATCCATCGTCATCAAGTGGTCACTTCCAATCACGTATTGTCATTACGAATTGATGAAAATTTGACGTTTTTAAATGCCAATGCACTAAAGGGATATTTGATTAATCAATTGAGTGATTATACTGATATTCATCATGTGATTTTAAATTGCTCAAGTATTAGTGCGATTGATTTAAGTGCATTGGAAATGCTTGAAGATTTAAACGCCGAGTTGTCTAAACTCAATATCCGCTTACACTTTGCTGAAGTTAAAGGTCCTGTAATGGATCACCTGCAAAATTCCAAACTGCTAACTCATTTAAGTGGACGGATTTATTTGACCCATTTTCAGGCTTTAAAGGATGTTGCACCTGAAATTTTTTCACAAAATAAAGATTATTCGATATAA
- the cysK gene encoding cysteine synthase A gives MTTDSAFPTPSNLGIAVYNNNAEAIGNTPLVRINRAISGGATVLAKIESRNPAFSVKCRVGAALIADAEKSGKLKPGMHIVEPTSGNTGIALAFVAAAKGYDITLTMPASMSIERRKVVKALGANLILTEPAKGMKGAVDEAVRLVTEEPEKYFLPQQFENPANPKIHEETTGPEVWEATGGNVDILVSGVGTGGTISGISRYFEKVKNKAIYSVAVEPAESPIIGQAKRGETLTPGPHKIQGIGANFIPGNLDLDLVDEVIAIQSNDAVEWARKTAVQEGILVGISSGAAMAAAAQLAARPENAGKNIVVILPDAGERYLSSILFENISAE, from the coding sequence ATGACTACAGATTCTGCTTTTCCAACACCAAGTAACTTGGGTATCGCGGTTTACAATAACAATGCTGAAGCGATTGGGAATACACCATTAGTACGTATCAACCGTGCAATTTCAGGCGGTGCGACAGTCCTTGCAAAAATTGAAAGCCGTAACCCTGCATTTTCTGTGAAATGTCGTGTTGGTGCTGCGCTTATTGCAGACGCTGAAAAGTCTGGAAAATTAAAACCAGGTATGCACATTGTTGAACCAACTAGTGGTAATACGGGTATTGCGCTTGCTTTCGTTGCAGCTGCCAAAGGTTATGACATTACCTTGACTATGCCGGCAAGTATGAGTATTGAACGCCGTAAAGTCGTCAAAGCTTTGGGTGCAAACCTGATTTTGACTGAACCTGCGAAAGGGATGAAAGGTGCGGTTGACGAAGCTGTACGTTTGGTGACTGAAGAACCAGAAAAATACTTCTTGCCACAGCAGTTTGAAAACCCAGCAAACCCTAAAATCCACGAAGAAACCACTGGTCCTGAAGTTTGGGAAGCAACAGGCGGTAATGTTGATATTCTCGTTTCAGGTGTAGGTACTGGTGGTACGATTTCTGGTATTTCACGTTACTTTGAAAAAGTAAAAAATAAAGCAATTTATTCAGTTGCTGTAGAACCTGCTGAATCACCAATTATTGGTCAAGCAAAACGTGGTGAAACCCTAACACCTGGACCACATAAAATCCAAGGTATCGGCGCAAACTTTATTCCAGGTAACTTAGACCTAGATTTAGTAGATGAAGTTATTGCCATCCAAAGCAATGATGCAGTTGAATGGGCACGTAAAACTGCAGTTCAAGAAGGGATCTTGGTTGGTATTTCAAGTGGTGCTGCAATGGCAGCAGCTGCGCAGCTTGCTGCACGTCCTGAGAATGCAGGTAAAAATATTGTGGTGATTCTTCCAGATGCGGGTGAACGCTACTTATCTTCAATTCTGTTTGAAAATATTTCAGCTGAATAA
- a CDS encoding DUF2058 domain-containing protein, protein MVKNALQAQLLKAGLVDNKKAKKLSKQAVHEKRTGESSEAEIKANIEKAKQEKLAKDQAIEQEKKAALHEKELKAAIMQMINQHKIRDIDGEIAYQFIDEKIKKIYLNQQIYNALVAGSLVIAREGEAYAVLPKALADRIDAKMQGFIIVNNSEKNEETTDEEDPYAAYVIPDDLMW, encoded by the coding sequence ATGGTTAAAAATGCATTACAGGCACAATTGTTAAAAGCAGGTCTGGTCGATAATAAAAAAGCAAAAAAATTGTCAAAACAAGCGGTACATGAAAAACGTACCGGTGAAAGCTCAGAAGCGGAAATTAAAGCCAATATTGAAAAAGCCAAACAAGAAAAATTAGCGAAAGATCAAGCGATTGAACAAGAGAAAAAAGCCGCACTGCATGAAAAAGAGCTGAAAGCTGCCATCATGCAAATGATTAACCAGCATAAAATTCGTGATATTGATGGTGAAATTGCTTATCAATTCATCGATGAAAAAATTAAGAAGATTTATCTCAATCAACAAATTTACAATGCTTTGGTAGCAGGTAGCCTTGTGATTGCCCGTGAAGGTGAAGCTTATGCCGTGTTGCCAAAAGCACTGGCAGATCGTATTGATGCCAAAATGCAGGGCTTTATCATCGTCAATAATTCTGAGAAGAATGAAGAAACTACAGATGAAGAAGATCCGTATGCAGCATACGTGATTCCTGATGATTTAATGTGGTAA
- a CDS encoding YoaK family protein: MPLQRLPAWIQLGAFFLAFNAGMINVLGLITVLHQSVSHMTGNVSMLGMALLAGHIDQVIYLAIVIVCFLIGSLISGLILGNSHFYLGLRYGYPLSLVAFFIVLCWLLLPYVPQYALLFACVAMGIQNAMVSHYKGAIIRTTHLSGVLTDLGLAFGYRLRGLVLDTKRVILHVLILLGFLLGGILASWIYPSLKLNAFLIPAVLSLIMSLVYWVIYLRYRHLHS, encoded by the coding sequence ATGCCTTTGCAACGTTTGCCCGCGTGGATACAACTGGGTGCATTTTTCTTAGCCTTTAATGCAGGCATGATCAATGTACTCGGTTTAATTACGGTTTTACATCAGTCTGTCTCACATATGACTGGCAATGTCAGTATGCTGGGAATGGCACTCTTGGCAGGTCATATTGACCAAGTCATCTATCTTGCCATTGTCATTGTGTGTTTTTTGATTGGTTCGCTGATCAGTGGATTGATTTTGGGAAATAGTCACTTTTACTTAGGATTACGCTATGGTTATCCTTTAAGTTTAGTGGCTTTTTTTATTGTCCTCTGTTGGCTGTTATTACCGTATGTACCGCAATATGCCCTGTTATTTGCTTGTGTTGCCATGGGTATTCAAAATGCCATGGTCAGCCACTATAAAGGCGCCATCATACGTACCACACATTTATCGGGCGTATTGACAGACTTAGGCTTGGCATTCGGTTATCGCTTAAGAGGTTTAGTATTAGATACTAAACGTGTCATCTTGCATGTTTTAATCTTGCTCGGATTTTTATTGGGTGGCATCCTTGCCAGTTGGATTTATCCTTCTTTAAAATTAAACGCATTCTTGATCCCTGCTGTACTGAGTCTCATCATGAGTTTGGTATATTGGGTGATCTATTTACGTTATCGACATCTTCACAGTTAG